The following are from one region of the Oscarella lobularis chromosome 3, ooOscLobu1.1, whole genome shotgun sequence genome:
- the LOC136184737 gene encoding ranBP-type and C3HC4-type zinc finger-containing protein 1-like codes for MALPGETCQHTAKAYIFRYNGAKQKWDAMGERCLCKLQLFRRRTENHTTYRLLGRTEGPVSSIEPILQLEIGDRTKVTGIDETFIQVADGNTADLLYGLKFSEPSSAELFRYKIEQAVAPDVPVEDDLPPPQLPVKSRSSQPRVPPFASARPARSPNMPRPQPRHGFQSAASGGGGAAGGVAAAAAATAAAGSRTGGPPFQRVPVQSRSSIDDSVIESLKDAIAEGAVDRAKTLASRLAERRANVKIEVLEGKPEPAKNKCKLKVMIEDRETSGGSFYIEIALSSTVKTLKKMVYEMYNFPRNVQRWFYKQRLFKDDDERLDQLGVEPDSIINLYLLSAKSVDLTRQQVEEEDQRQLRHQSQSFSRHNRFQQQDSVQTVRDGLQQRAPVTASPPVARPRLQPVTVGQNLLASQLASEALQQKRILLPDEDVNVNVAAAPAPEEASVGWPCPDCTFINKPTRPGCEVCGSCRPADYEVPQGYVPTDDEKYRIEEEERQQTLLVQAQNEAKEREVKEREENLKRLMNAADLDLVPNDEAFECPICFCDVEPGEGVRLRECLHQFCKECLAEHVRNCQDPDIRCPFVDDKYQCDEPLTEREIRRLVSEEELKRLHSRGIDLALGEMGNSFYCRTPDCPGRCVYDDDVNDFDCPVCKKRNCLLCKAIHHPEMNCKEYQEDLKRKAANDEAAKATQDMLDKMVETGDAMLCPKCKVIVQKKDGCDWIRCSMCKTEICWATKGPRWGPKGKGDTSGGCRCGVGKQRCHPKCRNCH; via the exons ATGGCTCTACCCGGAGAGACGTGCCAGCACACAGCAAAGGCCTACATATTTCGATACAACGGCGCAAAGCAAAAATGGGACGCTATGGGCGAACGTTGCCTCTGCAAACTCCAGCTctttcgacgccgaacggAAAACCACACAACGTACCGACTGCTCGGACGAACCGAAGGTCCAGTCTCTTCAATCGAA CCGATCTTGCAGTTGGAAATCGGCGACAGAACGAAAGTGACGGGCATCGATGAGACGTTCATTCAAGTTGCCGACGGCAACACGGCAGACCTATTATACGGACTCAAATTCAGCGAGCCATCCAGCGCCGAGTTGTTTAGATACAAGATCGAGCAGGCAGTTG CTCCCGATGTTCCtgtcgaagacgatttgCCTCCGCCGCAGCTTCCCGTCAAGTCTCGTTCGTCTCAGCCCCGCGTTCCTCCGTTTGCATCTGCGCGGCCAGCGA GGTCGCCAAATATGCCAAGGCCACAGCCAAGGCATGGATTTCAATCTGCGGCAAgcggtggtggtggtgctgctggtggcgttgctgcggctgctgctgctactgctgctgctggttCTCGTACTGGTGGCCCTCCTTTTCAAAGAGTACCTGTACAGTCAAGATCATCTATTG ATGATAGTGTTATTGAAAGCCTAAAAGATGCCATTGCCGAGGGCGCTGTCGATCGAGCAAAAACGTTAGCATCCAGATTAGCTGAGCGTAGAGCGAATGTCAAGATTGAAGTGCTAGAAGGAAAACCAGAACCTGCAAAAAACAAGTGCaa ACTAAAAGTCATGATCGAAGATAGAGAAACGTCCGGTGGATCGTTTTACATAGAAATCGCCCTCAGTTCCACGGTGAAAACCTTAAAGAAAATG GTCTACGAAATGTACAATTTTCCTCGTAATGTTCAACGCTGGTTCTACAAGCAACGTCtcttcaaagacgacgacgagcgacttGATCAGCTAGGAGTCGAACCGGACTCGATCATCAATCTCTACTTACTCTCAGCCAAGTCAGTTGACCTGACGAGACAGCAAGTAGAGGAAGAAGATCAGCGACAGCTGCGTCACCAATCGCAATCCTTTTCGCGGCATAATCGATTTCAGCAGCAGGACAGCGTGCAAACCGTACGGGATGGGCTACAGCAGCGAGCACCTGTCACCGCCTCGCCGCCCGTCGCGAGACCACGTCTCCAGCCTGTAACCGTCGGACAGAATCTGCTGGCCAGTCAGTTAGCCAGCGAGGCGTTGCAGCAGAAACGTATACTGCTTCCTGATGAGGATGTGAACGTTAATGTAGCGGCGGCGCCGGCACCGGAGGAGGCGTCCGTTGGATGGCCGTGCCCCGATTGCACGTTTATTAATAAGCCGACTCGTCCGGGCTGCGAAGTGTGCGGCTCCTGTCGACCGGCTGATTATGAGGTTCCCCAAGGCTACGTTCcaaccgacgacgagaagtaTCGtattgaagaggaagagcgtCAGCAGACTCTACTTGTCCAG GCTCAGAATGAggcgaaagaaagagaagtaaaagagcgagaagaaaatctcaaAAGGCTCATGAACGCGGCCGATCTGGATCTCGTACCGAATGACGAAGCATTCGAGTGTCCCATCTGCTTTTGCGATGTAGAACCAGGCGAGGGTGTCCGCTTGAGAGAATGCCTCCACCAATTTTGCAA GGAGTGCCTTGCGGAGCACGTTCGCAACTGCCAAGATCCTGATATTCGTTGTCCTTTCGTTGATGATAAGTATCAGTGCGACGAACCTTTGACTGAGAGAGAAATACGCAGG CTCGTCAGCGAGGAAGAGTTGAAACGATTACACTCACGCGGTATCGACTTGGCTCTCGGCGAAATGGGCAATAGTTTCTATTGTCGGACGCCTGACTGCCCAGGCCGTTGCgtttacgacgacgacgttaaTGATTTTGACTGTCCT GTTtgcaaaaagagaaattgcttATTGTGTAAGGCCATCCATCATCCTGAAATGAACTGCAAAGAGTATCAGGAGGACTTGAAACGAAAGGCGGCCAACGATGAAGCGGCTAAAGCAACGCAAGATATGCTTGAT aaaatggTGGAGACTGGAGATGCAATGCTCTGTCCAAAATGCAAGGTCATTGTTCAGAAGAAGGACGGCTGCGACTGGATTCGATGTTCTATGTGTAAAACGGAGATCTGCTGGGCGACGAAAGGCCCTCGGTGGGGACCAAAG GGAAAAGGTGACACTTCAGGCGGATGCCGGTGCGGCGTTGGAAAGCAGCGATGCCATCCGAAATGCCGCAACTGTCATTAA
- the LOC136184741 gene encoding uncharacterized protein — translation MSFDPGDETSSAVQLGAALKEALKGFANEQRAENDLCQALTEYKLFCSMGRCPVVNCPEEGDWAVFTSEPSFAALTGPISLHPLEGNEWSCEVILKVGRRYPDEPPTLMIRMPAESSSSGHRYEDPIVVTDLPYLSNWTPRTSQLDRLLRALCDRLEGRDEGSLRRHVGEVGELRATVDWLTLRLNGSAVCYNEAKRQLETLREERDMLRTQLERSSVEKERLAQLLSFELKEKEKLEKEVENERAARQQDLRSAEADKRKLKLELKAENEKMQKTLQDEYIDSIRIQPDEVEILETKLGSGSFADVYMGVWKGAHVAVKKFHAALQGQQYYEKLFLQEIALSARFRHPNIVQVCGVTTIERNPIQIIMEMLEASMVDVLEFESGQSLVFREQIDLSENICSGISYLHQQKYIHCDIRSSNILITRGMVAKVGDLGAAHAIGSSTSAGPLSPHYIAPERPTFGRSTISSDVYSLGVTLIELFCGKAANKSERYMQIRMIQDDDLQDVCMQAVAEQPEERLTAVQLLESVCQQKVKEKYISCPLKRVVIGKVRSESVRLIELK, via the exons ATGTCGTTCGATCCAGgagacgaaacgtcgtccgCCGTACAATTAGGAGCAGCCCTCAAGGAAGCATTGAAAGGTTTCGCAAACGAGCAACGCGCCGAGAACGATCTTTGCCAGGCATTGACGGAATACAAGCTCTTTTGCTCTATGGGCCGATGTCCGGTGGTCAACTGTCCGGAGGAAGGCGACTGGGCCGTCTTTACGTCGGAACCGTCGTTTGCCGCACTCACGGGCCCTATATCGTTACATCCGCTCGAAGGAAACGAATGGAGCTGTGAGGTGATCCTAAAGGTTGGCAGGCGCTATCCAGACGAACCTCCTACGCTCATGATACGAATGCCTGCGGAGTCCTCCTCGTCTGGGCATAGATATGAAGACCCTATTGTTGTCACAGATCTGCCGTATCTGTCCAATTGGACTCCCCGCACGTCCCAACTCGATCGACTCCTTCGGGCCCTGTGCGATCGACTGGAGGGTCGAGACGAGGGGTCGCTAAGACGGCACGTCGGCGAAGTCGGCGAGCTTCGGGCGACGGTGGACTGGCTGACGCTTCGTTTGAACGGCAGTGCCGTTTGTTATAACGAGGCAAAAAGACAGCTGGAGACGCTTCGAGAGGAAAGGGATATGCTTAGGACTCAATTGGAACGGTCCAGCGTCGAAAAGGAGCGATTGGCGCAACTACTTTCGTTTGAgctcaaagagaaagagaaattggaaaaggaagttgaaaatgaaagagcGGCGAGACAGCAGGATCTTAGATCAGCGGAAGCAGATAAGAGAAAACTGAAACTGGAATTGAAAGCtgagaacgaaaaaatgcAGAAGACGCTCCAAGACGAATATATTGACAGCATCAGGATTCAACCAGATGAGGTAGAAATCTTGGAAACGAAGCTGGGAAGTGGATCATTTGCAG atgtcTACATGGGCGTGTGGAAGGGAGCTCATGTGGCTGTAAAGAAATTTCACGCTGCGCTACAGGGGCAACAGTACTACGAGAAATTGTTTTTGCAAGAAATAGCCCTTTCagctcgttttcgtcatcCAAATATTGTTCAGGTTTGTGGGGTGACTACGATTGAGAGAAATCCTATTCAGATTATTATGGAAATGCTCGAAGCGTCGATGGTTGACGTGCTTGAATTTGAATCTGGCCAGAGTCTTGTCTTTCGCGAGCAGATTGATTTGAGTGAGAACATCTGCAGTGGAATATCCTATCTCCATCAGCAGAAATACATACACTGCGACATCAGATCATCGAATATCTTGATTACTCGAGGAATGGTTGCCAAGGTGGGAGATCTGGGAGCTGCTCACGCTATTGGATCTTCGACGTCAGCAGGTCCGCTCAGTCCTCACTACATTGCTCCTGAACGACCAACGTTTGGCAGATCTACCATTAGTTCAGATGTATACAGTCTAGGCGTGACTCTGATTGAACTGTTTTGTGGCAAGGCTGCTAATAAGAGCGAGAGGTACATGCAGATACGGATGATTCAGGATGACGATCTACAGGATGTCTGTATGCAAGCTGTTGCTGAACAACCAGAAGAGAGATTGACTGCAGTTCAATTGCTAGAGAGTGTCTGCCAGCAGAAAGTAAAAGAGAAGTATATTTCGTGTCCATTGAAAAGAGTGGTAATTGGAAAGGTCAGAAGTGAGAGTGTCAGGTTGATTGAGTTGAAATGA
- the LOC136184735 gene encoding uncharacterized protein, whose translation MAQTEKFLLLEDVDGWKFDSSLVERNKATAFVAFLRGDLLIRDDQSQQLAFRSVASPGDLVACPTESLAKLTDKQFALLLPLQSSSDRFRAYHGHHGNLFEAEASFTVDSKVFVQMKDNRELPGVIWYEGTVETLGHGIFFGVELLVEPPQGNVDGSMHGISYFSCPPDCGIFVSFDKLRLSYDESEFVAKVMEACRGSAERLQKANEKQKQHQMQMKSKAQKKKEEKIRATVGSRVLFFSDSGQTFEGIIRWTGNAYYPVPGQSGQTLRPIVGIEADSQSAAVVGLGGISAQKHTQFKAQHGGPKVYLPLGSVLPLPDIRDEKEKLRSHSALVAAKFSRNERDGKKTAWHPLVERGHMPGGLSLPGINTKDLVEEQKQKQLLAAACKKKDKDGQPTGVDISRRQHEYLQGELKAILFKKAKSQETRSVKTHAELQGESLSNQKDFIVIAACKKKEKDSQAAGIDNSRGQHDSYVQRQQKAIFEKAKSQETRSGKNNSELHGESVLNEKDIVECKKRLLAAAGRKKKEKDEQRVDIDEVKRLRELLSTVQAEKSQLSACLQTAEKEREELQTKLADSVKKSDERLDEERAKLAIMMKKNDELRTNNIQLQKQILNDDQQNDWFKKKLSMVKSENEEYKKQIDEMAELSQINLDSVSVSKRKLGGGSFGDVHLGMWQRLPVAVKRFHKILESPHNKKLFMQELSVSTRIRHPNIVHVCGTTVIEGDPIQIVMELLEASMSEVFDAAHRHAAGYLTCREQIDLAEGTCCGIAHMHQLKPTPCIHCDIRPSNVMITRGMAAKVGDLGAAHFLGASTSAGGLSANYLAPERLDGRNLRSTIESDIYSLGVTVAEIFSGQGALIGQRHRQLSAIANAALAHICFQAIADEPSDRIVASDFLALIQEQKSSEEYSSCPPRRMVLGKSEQDKVMLL comes from the exons ATGGCGCAGACGGAaaagtttcttcttctggaGGACGTGGACGGCTGGAagttcgattcgtcgctcgtcgaaagaAACAAAGCGACCGCGTTTGTAGCTTTTCTTAGAGGGGATCTTCTTATAAGAGATGATCAGTCGCAGCAACTTGCTTTTCGTTCTGTTGCATCTCCTGGCGACCTGGTCGCTTGTCCTACCGAAAGTCTAGCAAAACTCACGGATAAACAGTTTGCTCTTCTCCTGCCACTCCAGTCTTCCTCAGATCGCTTTAGAGCATACCACGGACACCACGGCAATCTTTTCGAAGCCGAAGCGTCGTTTACGGTCGACTCAAAAGTATTCGTTCAAATGAAAGACAATCGCGAGCTTCCCGGCGTCATCTGGTACGAAGGCACCGTTGAAACCTTGGGTCACGGAATATTCTTTGGCGTTGAATTATTG gttgaGCCACCTCAGGGCAATGTGGACGGATCAATGCATGGCATTTCCTACTTCTCATGTCCACCTGATTGCGGGATCTTCGTCTCATTTGACAAACTACGCTTATCCTATGACGAGTCTGAGTTTGTTGCAAAAGTAATGGAAGCGTGCAGAGGATCGGCTGAACGGCTGCAGAAAGCGaatgaaaaacaaaaacagcATCAAATGCAAATGAAGTCAAAAgctcaaaagaagaaagaagaaaaaatacgAGCAACGGTTGGATCAAGAGTGCTGTTTTTCTCGGACAGTGGTCAGACGTTTGAAGGCATCATTCGCTGGACAGGCAACGCGTATTATCCAGTGCCAGGTCAATCTGGTCAAACTTTAAGGCCAATCGTTGGCATTGAAGCT gattCGCAGTCTGCTGCAGTTGTTGGCTTAGGAGGAATATCGGCTCAGAAGCATACACAGTTTAAAGCGCAGCATGGTGGACCTAAGGTCTATCTTCCTTTGGGAAGTGTCTTACCACTTCCAGATATCAgagatgaaaaagaaaaacttaGAAGTCACTCAGCATTAGTCGCTGCAAAATTCAGTAGAAATGAGAGAGACGGGAAGAAAACAGCATGGCATCCTTTGGTTGAGAGGGGCCATATGCCAGGCGGACTTTCTTTGCCTGGTATAAACACAAAGGACCTAGTTGAAgagcagaagcagaagcagctGCTAGCAGCTGcttgcaaaaagaaagataaGGACGGCCAACCAACTGGTGTTGACATCAGTAGGAGGCAGCACGAATACTTACAAGGAGAATTGAAAGCCATATTATTTAAAAAGGCGAAGAGTCAAGAGACTCGCTCAGTAAAAACCCATGCTGAACTTCAGGGTGAAAGTCTTTCTAATCAGAAGGATTTTATAGTAATAGCTGcttgcaaaaagaaagagaaggacaGTCAAGCAGCTGGTATTGATAACAGTAGAGGACAGCACGACTCATACGTTCAAAGACAGCAGAAGGCCATATTTGAAAAGGCGAAGAGTCAAGAGACTCGCTCAGGAAAAAACAATTCTGAACTTCATGGTGAAAGTGTTCTCAATGAGAAAGATATAGTAGAATGTAAGAAGCGGCTACTTGCAGCAGCTGGtcgcaaaaagaaagagaaagatgagCAGCGCGTAGACATCGATGAAGTTAAACGACTGAGAGAGCTGCTAAGTACTGTTCAGGCGGAGAAGTCACAGCTCAGCGCTTGTTTACAAACTGCAGAGAAGGAACGGGAAGAACTGCAAACGAAATTGGCTGATAGTGTAAAGAAAAGTGACGAAAGGCTTGATGAAGAGAGAGCAAAACTAGCTATTATgatgaaaaagaacgacgaattgAGAACGAACAATATTCAGTTACAAAAGCAAATTTTGAATGATGATCAGCAAAATGACTGGTTTAAGAAAAAGTTGTCTATGGTCAAAAGTGAGAACGAAGAATACAAGAAGCAGATTGATGAAATGGCCGAGTTGTCCCAAATTAACTTAGACAGCGTTTCAgtgtcaaaacgaaaactaGGAGGAGGTTCATTCGGAG ATGTGCACCTGGGCATGTGGCAAAGATTGCCAGTTGCTGTCAAGCGATTTCACAAAATTCTTGAAAGTCCTCACAACAAAAAGCTTTTCATGCAGGAGCTGTCGGTGTCCACTCGCATACGGCATCCCAACATTGTGCACGTTTGCGGTACAACGGTCATTGAAGGAGATCCAATTCAAATTGTCATGGAGCTGCTGGAGGCATCTATGAGCGAAGTCTTTGATGCTGCTCACCGTCACGCAGCCGGCTATCTAACATGCAGAGAGCAGATAGATTTAGCCGAAGGCACGTGCTGTGGCATAGCTCACATGCACCAGCTGAAGCCAACGCCTTGTATTCACTGTGACATTCGACCGTCAAATGTCATGATTACGAGGGGAATGGCGGCAAAAGTGGGTGATCTCGGTGCAGCTCACTTTCTTGGAGCTTCAACATCAGCTGGTGGGCTGAGTGCTAATTACTTGGCTCCAGAGCGTTTAGATGGGCGGAATTTGCGATCAACGATCGAGTCTGATATTTACAGTCTAGGAGTGACTGTTGCTGAGATATTTTCTGGTCAAGGAGCGCTCATTGGGCAGAGGCATCGACAACTGAGTGCCATAGCTAATGCTGCTCTCGCGCACATTTGCTTTCAAGCAATTGCGGATGAGCCCAGCGATCGAATCGTGGCAAGTGATTTTCTGGCTCTAATTCAAGAGCAGAAATCGTCAGAGGAGTATTCGTCTTGTCCCCCTAGGAGAATGGTGTTAGGAAAATCAGAGCAAGACAAGGTAATGCTGTTGTAG
- the LOC136184734 gene encoding ubiquitin carboxyl-terminal hydrolase CYLD-like — MAQTEKFLLMEDVDGWKFDPSLIERNKATKIVTLLRGDLLVRDDQSQQLAFRSVAPPGDLVVCPTESLARLTDRQFALLLPLQSSSDRFRAYHGHHGNLFEAEESFTVNSKVFVKMKDNRELPGVIWYEGIVESLGKGTIFGVELLAEPPQGNVDGSMHSYSYFSCPANCGIFVSFDKLRLCHDESEFAKRAMEACRGSAERLWKATEKQRRHQMQTRSKAQKQKEEKIQATVGSRVQFFSDSCQTFEGTIRWIGDAYYSVPGQSGQTLKRIVGIEADSQSAAVVGLSSMSLQRQTQFEVRHGGPKVYLPLESVLPLPGHKQQDFRGEELGGSGSRVQQLATKFSENERDVKKATKRPPITAIESGHVSGSSSLNLPAELRRGMQTEDLVEEQKKLLAAAARNKKEKGGQPAGSASSVDNSRRQHEDSLYVQRQQQAILEKTKSQETHPGKSNTESLPNQKGANHRGFGSMKRPQAAQNDGEYEVVQWPPKQASATDSHSMRYHDHDQGGIHLSYTNDLDIDSAVQVRLNKGELVYGTIRWIGKLVGEIYAGIELDERTVEGTDGEYNGKRFFSCKMGYGWFTPLRCCHKDSRFDMSPDDRPHQSSLSATMRLSEAQRKGAAGGFGSLSASFIEGDHIGYARAVSDDSLGDFKGIQGHHNSCYLDATLFSMFYTTYVFDSIFNRLEVQGQEQEIYDNLKRILKNGIVNPLRQRKFVRADSVMNLRKELEKLGSVKGLTHQEKDPEEFLNTLLHQVFKVPYYLKLRSGINVQKMYYFQLFVEKDGRVAVPTVQHLVEQSFLMSDLKFEEVPAVFLVQMPRFGKGFKMFQKIFPSPKLKITDLLQTSDRKCVICEEAAVKECVDCSKQMLPVSMNPYVVSLCSHCSKVAHKHSNRQKHKPRKITKKGKEGYEDEELELFAVMCIETSHYVSFVKFEDGNWCFFDSMADRVGGEDGYNIPRVEACPDLKKWLDNPERVWNEDEIPNPMRRMFSDAYMCMYLSPNRSMYEGEDQDPGVD; from the exons ATGGCGCAGACGGAAAAGTTTCTTCTTATGGAGGACGTGGACGGCTGGAAGTTCGATCCGTCGCTCATCGAAAGAAACAAAGCGACCAAGATTGTGACTCTTCTTAGAGGGGACCTTCTTGTAAGAGATGATCAATCGCAGCAACTTGCTTTTCGTTCTGTTGCACCTCCTGGCGACCTGGTCGTTTGTCCTACCGAAAGTCTTGCAAGACTCACTGATAGACAGTTTGCTCTTCTCCTGCCACTCCAGTCTTCTTCAGATCGCTTTCGAGCATACCACGGACACCACGGCAATCTTTTCGAAGCCGAAGAGTCGTTTACGGTGAACTCGAAAGTATTTGTTAAAATGAAAGACAATCGCGAGCTTCCCGGCGTCATCTGGTACGAAGGAATCGTTGAATCGCTGGGAAAAGGAACAATATTTGGCGTCGAGTTATTG gccGAGCCACCTCAAGGCAATGTAGACGGATCGATGCATAGCTATTCCTATTTCTCGTGTCCAGCTAACTGTGGAATCTTCGTTTCATTTGACAAACTACGCCTATGCCATGATGAGTCTGAGTTTGCTAAGAGAGCAATGGAAGCATGCAGAGGATCGGCTGAACGGCTGTGGAAAGCGACTGAAAAACAAAGGCGGCATCAAATGCAAACTAGGTCAAAAGCTCaaaagcagaaagaagaaaaaatacaagCAACGGTTGGATCAAGAGTGCAGTTTTTCTCAGACAGTTGCCAGACGTTTGAAGGCACCATTCGCTGGATAGGCGACGCGTATTATTCAGTGCCAGGTCAATCTGGTCAAACTTTAAAGCGAATAGTTGGCATTGAAGCT gatTCACAGTCTGCTGCAGTTGTTGGCTTAAGTTCAATGTCACTTCAGAGGCAGACACAGTTTGAAGTGCGGCATGGTGGACCCAAAGTCTATCTTCCTTTGGAAAGCGTCTTACCACTTCCAGGACATAAACAGCAAGATTTTAGAGGTGAAGAACTTGGAGGTTCTGGTTCAAGAGTGCAGCAGCTTGCTACAAAATTCAGTGAAAATGAGAGAGACGTTAAGAAAGCGACAAAGCGTCCTCCAATAACCGCCATTGAGAGTGGCCATGTGTCAGGTAGCAGTTCTTTGAATCTCCCTGCGGAACTTCGCCGCGGTATGCAAACAGAGGACCTAGTAgaagagcagaagaagcTACTTGCAGCAGCTGCTCGCaataagaaagagaaaggcggTCAACCAGCTGGTTCAGCTAGTAGCGTTGACAACAGTAGGAGGCAGCACGAGGATTCCTTATACGTACAGAGGCAGCAGCAGGCCATATTAGAAAAGACTAAGAGTCAAGAGACTCACCCAGGAAAGAGTAATACGGAGAGTCTTCCCAACCAGAAGGGTGCCAATCATCGGGGGTTTGGGTCGATGAAGCGTCCTCAAGCAGCTCAGAATGACGGAGAGTATGAAGTGGTGCAGTGGCCACCTAAGCAAGCGTCGGCTACTGATTCTCATTCTATGCGTTATCATGATCATGATCAGGGGGGCATTCATCTTTCGTACACCAATGATCTTGACATTGATTCCGCCGTTCAAGTGCGACTAAACAAAGGTGAATTGGTCTATGGGACCATTCGCTGGATTGGAAAATTGGTTGGAGAGATATACGCAGGGATAGAATTA GACGAACGTACTGTGGAAGGAACTGATGGTGAATACAACGGGAAAAGGTTTTTCAGTTGCAAGATGGGCTATGGATGGTTTACTCCTCTGCGGTGCTGTCATAAGGATTCGCGGTTTGACATGAGCCCCGACGACCGTCCTCATCAATCGTCACTATCTGCCACGATGAGGCTAAGTGAAGCTCAAAGAAAAGGTGCAGCAGGAG GTTTTGGGAGTCTTTCTGCCAGTTTTATAGAGGGCGATCATATTGGTTATGCTCGCGCAGTgagcgacgattcgttgGGGGATTTCAAAGGCATTCAAGGCCATCACAATTCCTGCTACTTGGACGCTACTCTCTTCAGCATGTTCTACACGACGTACGTATTTGATTCTATCTTCAACCGACTGGAGGTTCAGGGACAAGAGCAGGAGATATACGATAATCTTAAGCGTATTTTGAAAAACGGCATTGTCAATCCGCTTCGACA GCGCAAGTTTGTGCGCGCTGATTCAGTCATGAATTTGAGAAAAGAACTGGAGAAACTTGGCAGTGTCAAGGGGCTCACCCATCAGGAGAAAG ATCCCGAGGAGTTCTTAAACACGTTGCTTCATCAGGTCTTCAAAGTGCCGTACTATTTGAAATTGAG ATCTGGCATAAATGTTCAAAAAATGTACTATTTTCAATTGTTTGTTGAAAAAGACGGTAGGGTAGCTGTTCCGACAGTCCAACATCTCGTTGAACAGTCATTTCTGATGTCGgatttgaaatttgaagag GTTCCTGCGGTATTTCTCGTCCAAATGCCGCGCTTTGGAAAAGGGTTTAAAATGTTTCAGAAAATCTTTCCCAGTCCGAAGTTAAAAATCACCGATTTACTTCAAACCT CTGACCGAAAATGTGTCATATGTGAAGAAGCCGCAGTGAAGGAATGCGTCGACTGTTCCAAGCAAATGCTGCCTGTTTCAATGAATCCATACGTCGTGTCTCTCTGTTCTCACTGTAGCAAGGTCGCTCACAAGCACTCCAACAGACAAAAGCACAAGCCgaggaaaattacaaagaaGGGAAAAGAGGGatacgaagacgaagagcttGAGCTGTTTGCCGTGATGTGCATTGAAACCAGTCACTACGTCTCCTTTGTGAAATTCGAAGATGGGAATTGGTGCTTCTTTGACAGCATGGCAGACCGTGTCG GTGGCGAAGACGGTTACAACATTCCCCGAGTTGAGGCCTGTCCCGACCTGAAGAAATGGCTCGACAATCCCGAAAGGGTTTGGAACGAGGATGAAATTCCTAATCCGATGCGTCGCATGTTCTCCGACGCGTACATGTGTATGTATCTCTCTCCGAATCGCTCCATGTACGAAGGAGAAGACCAAGATCCCGGCGTCGATTAA